DNA from Brassica napus cultivar Da-Ae chromosome C4, Da-Ae, whole genome shotgun sequence:
ACATCTCCAGCATAATCAGAATCGGAATAGCCTGTTACCAATTGCGGATTGTCGCATCCATAGATGAGACCAACATCAGATGTACCCTTCAGATACCGGAAAATCCGCTTCACAGCTGCCCAATGCTCCTTCCCAGGTTGTCCCATAAACCTGGTAACCACACTGACTGCATGTGCCAGATCTGGTCTTGTCCGGACCATTGCATACATCAAGCTTCCTACAGCACTAGCATAAGGAACTCGAGACATATACTCTGCCTCTTCTTCAGACTGAACCTCATACATGGTAAGATGAAGATTTGATGCACACGGAGTACTAATAGGTTTACATGAAGACATTTCGAACCTTGTCAATACCTTATTAATGTAGGCCTTCTGTGACAAgaacaacttcttcttccccctATCTCTGAAGATCTCCATCCCTAGAATCTTCTTTGCTGCACCCAAATCCTTCATCTCAAATTCAGAACTCAGAAGctccttcagcttcttgatgtCACACATCTTCTCTGCAGCTATCAGCATGTCATTCACGTAGAGCACCAAATAGATGAATGTGTCATCTTTTAATTTTCTCATGTAGACACAACAATCATAAGGACTTTTGATGTAGCCCAACTTGATCATATAGCTGTCGAATCTCTTGTACCATTgtctaggagactgcttaagTCCATAAAGGGACTTCCGAAGCTTACACACATAGTCTTCTTTTCCAGGAACTCGGAAACCATCCAGCTGAgtcatgtatatctcctcctCAAGCTCTCCATGAAGAAACGCAGTCTTCACATCGAGTTGCTCAAGCTCCAAGTCCTGACGTGCTACCAGCGCTAGCAACACTCTGATGGAAGTATGTCTGACCACTGGTGAAAATATATCTCATTGTAGTCTACTCCCTCTCTCTGACTAAAACCTCTTGCAACAACCCGAGATTTATACTTAACTCCTTCTGTCGGCGATGCTCCATCCTTAATCTTGTAGATCCACTTGCATGTAACAACTCTTCTCCCTGGTGGTAATTTGACCAAATCCCATGTATGATTCTTCTCATGAGACTCCATTTCGTCTCCCATTGCTGCATGCCATTTCTCATACTCGGGACAAGAAACAGCTTCCATGTAAGTGGATGGTTCATACGTATCCATTTCCTCTGCAACCTGAAGTGCATAACCCACCATCTCATCAAAACGATATCTCTCTGGTGGTCTGACATCAACCCTTCTTGGTCGATCCTTCGCGATGCTATGCTTCGTAGCATCAGGCGGTTGAGTCTCCGTAGACTCCAACTGAACTTCTTCTACACGCTCCTCTTGATTTTCTGTGTGTTCATGCACATTGATCACATCATGATCATCTCGCAGCTCCACCTGTTTATCAGTGCTACCTTTCTCTGCTTCAGAACTGGACCATGAGCTTCTAACCATAGATGCTTCATCGAAAACAGCATTCCTGCTTAGAATCACTCGGTTTTCTGATGGAGACCAGACCCTGTATCCCTTGACTCCATCGCCGTAGCCCATAAAAACTCCCTTCCTTGCTCTCGGCTCTAGTTTACCTTCACTTACATGATAGTAAACAGTGCAACCGAACACTCTTAGAAGTGAATAATCAGCAGATCTACCTGACCACACTTCAGAAGGTATCCTGCACTCGATGCCTGTGTGGGGACCGAGATTTATCAAGTAACAAGCCGTGTtgactgcttcagcccaaaaCCGCTTCTCCAGACCAGCATTCGAGAGCATGCACCTTGCTCTCTCTAGCAATGTCTGGTTCATTCGTTCTgctacaccattttgttgtggtgtttCTCTGACTGTAAGATGCCTTGCAATCCCCGCATCCTTACAAAACTGATTGAACTCTGCTGAGCAGAATTCCAGACCGTTATCAGTACGATGTCGCTTCACCTTCTTCTCTgtttgattctccaccaatATTTTCCACTCCTTGAAGCTACTGAACGCTTCACTTTTGTGCTTCATAAAAATTATCCAAGTCTTCCTCGAATAATCATCAATCATAGACACAAAATATCTGTGACCTTTCAGTGACTCTACTCTGGATGGACCCCAACAGTCTGAATGGATGTAATCGAGTGTGCCTTTTGTTCTATGAATTGGCTTGCAAAAGCTCTTTCGATGCAGCTTCCCAAATACGCAGTGCTCACAGAACTCTAGACTCTTGGTCTTGTGACCACAGAGAAGACCTTGCTTCGACAGAAGTTGCATCCCACGTTCACCCATATGTCCAAGCCTCATATGCCACAACTTAGTCATATCTTCCTCTGAGATCTCTGGTGATGCAACATTTGCTGAACCTGTAACGGTAGTACCCTTCAGCAAATATAGAGTACCTTTCATGAAACCCTTCAGAATCACATCAGAACCCTTGCAGACATTCAGAACTCCATCACCACCCGAATATTTGAACCCTCTACTGTCCAGAAGACTCATGGATATCAAATTCTTCGTCATTGATGGAACATGCCTAACCTCGTTCAATGTGCAAAATCTACCATCATGTGTCCTGAGCTTGATTGAGCCGATCCCAGCAATCTTGCAGACAAAATCATTTGCCATCTTAATCTTGCCGTCAAGTACCTCTGTGTACTTCGAAAACCACTCTCTCCTCGGTGTCATATGGTAGGATGCTCCTGTATCCAGAACCCACACATCAGAagagtgtgtgtgtccgtgcACAACAAGAGCGATGTCACTATTAGACTTGGCTTCATCCTCAGCTACTGCAGCAGATCCAGACTGttgctccttcttcttcttgggacaGTCTGACTTCCAATGTCCCTTCTCTTTGCAATAGTTGCAAATATCAGTTGGCTTAGGACCTCTTGGAAATGATTTTCTGTCTTTCGACTTCCTTTTGTTCCCATGTCCCTTCACACCACTGACAAACAATCCCGAAGCTTGATTGTCTGTCCCTGAGCTGGATGCCTTATGGCGTAATTCCCGACTGTGAAGCGCCGACCTAAATTCTTCCAGTCTCACTGTATCTTTGCCAACAATGAACGATTGCACGAAGTTCTCGAAAGAGTTCGGCAAAGATACCAGCAGGATTAGAGCAGCGTCTTCATCCTCCACCTTAACATCGATGTTACGCAGCTCCAGTAATATCAAATTTAACTTGTCAAGATGGTCGCGAAGCTCAATACCTTCTTGCATACGCAAGGCAAAGAGACATTGCTTTAGAAGTAGCTTGTTCGTTAGAGATTTTGTCATGTACAAGCTCTCCAACTTCTGCCACAAACTAGCAGCAGTTTTCTCATCTGACACTTCGATGATGATCTCGTCTGCTagacacaacaaaattgttgAGAACGCCTTCTCTTCTAGAGTCTCCAAATCAGCTGCTTCAGATTTCTTCTCTGACAATGGTTCTCAGATGCCTTGTTGCTTCAACAACGCCTGCATCTTAATCTGCCAAAGACTGAAGCTATATCTCCCATCAAACTTGTCGATCTTCGCTCTTATTCCAGACATCTTCTCACTAGATCACAAcccgaagctctgataccagtttgtTGTAACAATTGTGAGAAGAAACAGATGcggaaacagatgaataaaagCGATGTAACAACGACACAgagatttaacgtggttcaccaACTTGGCTACATCCAcgggcaaagagagatcttattATTGGAGGCGATATTGAGTTTACAAAGTGCAAGTTTAGGGTTACttcgaatacaagatatatatatagtaacatctcgcatctaaaaccctagactAAACGGACTCATGGGCTTAAAGCCCACgatcagatgtaacatccataataacttgatgcaacgctcttgatgcaaccgagtcggtatgatgtacgtgatgtaacatccagattcaaggcatatcaaCAGCCCTTATAACctaaaatctatttttccaTTGACTCATCAAATTTTAATCTGCATCTACTCTCTTCTCCGATGATTACAATTTTCATAGCCGACGTTTTACACAATATAATAAGGGCCGTTAATGGAAGAGGAAAAGCTGGAGGTGGAGATGCTAGTGGAGAAGAAAAGGTGGAGACATGGTTGGCAACGGTAGAGGTCGGGTCTTATGTGGTGGTGAAGGAGGAAGAGCTGGACGTGGAGCCGTGGATGTGGATCAAAAGTTGGAAGGTATGGAGGAGGTGACGGTGGAGGAACTAATGGTTTAAGTGGAACTTGTGTAATTGGATATGAAAATTGTGGTGGTGAAAGAAGTGGTTAGCAGTCATGGAGCCGGTGGAGGGTCTTATCGTGGTAGTGCTTACGTAGGCAGGTAATGGAGGAGCTTATGGCATAGGAGGAGGAGCTAATGGCGTCAGTGGAGCTTGCAGATGTGGATATAAAAGTTGTGGTTGCGAAAGAAGTGGTTAGCAGTGATGGAGCCGGTGGAGGGTCTTATCGTGGTAGTGCTTACGTAGGCAGGTAATGGAGGAGCTTATGGCAGAGGAGGAGGAGCTAATGGCGTCAGTGGAGCTTGCAGATGTGGATATGAAAGTTGTGGTTGCGAAAGAAGTGGTTAGCGGTCATGGAGGCGGTTGAAGGTTTTATGGTGTTGGTTTTTACGAAGGCTGAAGGAAGAGGAACCAGAGGCGGGGAAAGATTAACAGTTTTACCCTCTGGTGGCAGTAGAGGAAGTGGTGATGGAGAAGCTTATGGCGGAGGTGGAGTTTATAGCGGGATAGTTATGGAAGTGGTAGTGGTGAAGGAGGTGGTATGGTGGTACAAAAGAAAGATACCTCAGTGGTGGTTAAGGAGGTAGTTATGGATAGTCCACAATTTGAAATCGGTTTCATGACCACACTTTCTCTGACCACATGAACGAAATTAAATGAAGGTTATAATAGACATTTTACTCCACCTTTTCCTGCACAAAGTATACCTCCAGCTTGAAGTATGTCAAAGTGTAATACAACACCTTTAAAGTATGTCAGAATAAAGCTTTATGTGACTTCCCGCTTAGTGAGAATTCTGCATAGCGTTGATTTAATGCTACGATAGAATTGCAATCCGACTTTTGACCTTTTTAGTAGCAGTTGGTGAATTTGTGCTACCGTGAACTGCTACCAATATTCATATTTATTGTAGTGTTGTATGCAGCTGGATGTGTTGTATGGACCTGAAGTTCTTGCGGGATCGTTCCCGGAAGGTGAAGTTGATCTGAGAAGAGTTGGGTTCACTGCGCATCGAAGTGAGAGGTCGAAATCTGTAAGCATAATGTGTCCATCTTCACGGACTAGAATGTTTTCTGGCTTCAGGTCTCGGTATATAATACCAAGCATGCGTAAGTACTCCAGTGCAAGTAGAATCTCCGCAACATAGAAcctgaaaacaattttttatcatCACTTTTAGTAACTATTAAATTAGCCCTGCGGATTTTGTCCCAGCCAAACCCAAATTTTCAGTTTTCGGTTTGGTTACAGTTTTGAGTTTGATTTAGTTTGGAAagctttcaaaatattttggtttctcGGTTCGGTTTCTGGTGAGTTTggattttttctaaaaaaagaaaCGGAAAAACGAAAATTACTTAACCGAATTAACTAAACTAACCAAAATAACCGAATCAACCGAAAATATCCAAATTTAACCGGAACTATCCgagtttcttaaaaaattatacCGAAATCTAACCAAAGTCCAAAATTGGTTATTTTCGggaaaatataaaaccaaaattaaccaaACCAATTCTTTTGGTTTACTTTGGCGAAATTCAAAAATTGGttattttcagaaaaatatgAACCAAACCAATTTGTTTTGGTTTACTTCAGTGGGATTGTGGCCGAACCTAATGACCCGAGACCAAAAATATCCAAACCGAATTAAACCGAAACCGCAGGCCTACTATGAATGATCATTACCTTGCTGCAGGTTCAGGGAAACACCGGCCTAGCTGCTTCTGTCTGAGGACATGAAGATCTCTTCCAGGACAATACTCCATGACCAGACAAGACAAATGATCCGAAGTAAACTGAGCGTACAACGTAGGAAGAAAAGGATGGTCCAACATTTTAAGTATGTCCCGTTCCGCTTGTGCCCTTGGACTCTTCTTCCTTCTCGCCAAGAACTCGTTGTCCATGACCTTTATGGCAAACAAACAGTTGGTACCAATCAGCTCAGCGAGATAGACTGTTCCTATATCTTCACAACCGAGTTTCTTCAAGAGGTTAAAGTGTCTTAACCCCAAAGAGCCGTATTGCAACTTGGCGTGTTTAACCGCTTCCTCACGTCCATGGACATGTGAGGCTTGTTACCGCAGCTAAACCTGGTAAGATTGCTCTCCTCGCTCATGCTTGTGCTCCTGCTGTAATCATCCCCAAGAATGTCTTTTGAGCTCAAGGAGAAGCCGAATTTGTTACCACTGTCATTGCTCGAGGAAACATTTTGTTTCATGACGACAATCTCAGCTTCAGAGTGTTGGCTAACATTACAAGAACTAGAGGAGTTCTCACTGGCTACTTGATGAGCTTCTTTACCAACATTATTCAAAATGGAGCTCAAACTGTCTGTGCAAATCTCATGGTTATCTATGCTGGTGCTCTTCAAGGAACAGTGACATCTTTGGCAGAGGAGTTTAGTTGCACTAGAATCTAATGAAACATCagtttcttcatcttttttAGCTACAGAAACGATGCCAATCTTTAGCTTCTTCTTTAGCAGAATCTTCTTTTTAGGCTTCTGTCTGGGACGTGGAATCGATCTTGCTACCTTTTTGCTCTTCTCTGTTCCTGAGGTAGCTGTGTTGTTATTCAACGTCTCTTTCTGCTCCAAATCCAGAGTGGATGAGAGAATTTTCTTCTCAAGCTCCGTTGCATTGTCTCTCTTGCTAAAATCAGAAGGTGGTGAGGTAACATGTTTGTCTACTTCTTTCACATCATCTACAACAAACGCTAGAGCAGAAGTAGATGCAACGTTTTCATCTAACTCTACCTCCAGTATTTGATCTCTCACTCTGTGTGATCCCAATCTGGTTCCAGCTTGAGATGGCTCATGAATGGGGTTAGGAGGCTGGGGTACACTCCTAGAAGTGCTTTCTTTATCGACATCGTTTACAGGCATCAAAGATCTCTGAACCAAGCTTCCTTTACCCTTGtccacagacctgttattggaAACTTGGTTATACAAACTCTTGATCCTGTCTGCTTCAGAGACTCTCGGAGACGCAGCTTCAAAAACTCTAGGTGACTGAGGGGTAGTCCTCGTGGCCCTTCTCATTGAAGGGATGCTTGGACCTGCACTGGCGCTAGTCTCAAGGTTACGGAAAGAAGAGGTTATTAGCCTTGTGACAGATATAGACTGAAAAAGCTTGTAGATGTCATACTCGAGAGTGTTGGATCAATTTAAACCAAATGGGTTTAATTAAAGTGTGAAAAGAAATGGGCCAATGGGCCAATGTAATGAAAGCCTAATGGCATAAGTTAATGAAGGATTAGGAAACATCCCACGTCGCTTACAAGAGCTGAGGATGAGTTGTATAGATAAGCTATTACACTTACCTTGTTTCAAACGGATTAGAGGAAGAGACGGCTCCCCACGtgcgcgccgccgccgccgtccgggcGGCtcgtcttgggtcttgggtcttagTGGAGGGCCTCCGGCtcaataagaatattttttttggaccaagttaatctcaacgttttgccatttaATTCGAAAAAAACGatatgcatttttatttaaaaagacaagtagtttgtttagaaaataaaaacgtcatgcattttatcctctcaaaagttttaaacgagataagagagagtcttgaggaagaagtttcaGAACTCAACTTTCCTCGATTTCCTCGAGATTCTCGCCcacgtgcagcagctgttgcgggaagtgggtcttctccgtctctttaaatatcgtctctcctcttccttcattGTTGAACTTTTTTCACATCGAAACCAACAGCAAAAATCCCTTACCGTAAGTCATAAATACGAGAGTGTTTTGTAGATTTTATAGTTCGATATGGtgatcacgagtgaggcgtgattcatctgccatggttgtatcctgggactctatattcgtacagtcccgtctcactaacggagcgaatattttgagttaaggaaagatatcatatctcgactccatgtctgTTTACGAATAtaatttcttatcgttcttgtcTTCGTTCTTACATTCGTCTAttttccttaacatcgcttatattttattgtttatgtcATTTCGGTTTACCGGCGtctacaatcttaactcaaaATCGCTTTACGTTTAAAGCTCTAATCGGGTTGAAAAAACGATTAATAAAAACGGGTTTTGGaaccgtgtttgcgatttgctttctagcacttccgcgaaatGTTTG
Protein-coding regions in this window:
- the LOC111205323 gene encoding serine/threonine-protein kinase KIPK1-like gives rise to the protein MRRATRTTPQSPRVFEAASPRVSEADRIKSLYNQVSNNRSVDKGKGSLVQRSLMPVNDVDKESTSRSVPQPPNPIHEPSQAGTRLGSHRVRDQILEVELDENVASTSALAFVVDDVKEVDKHVTSPPSDFSKRDNATELEKKILSSTLDLEQKETLNNNTATSGTEKSKKVARSIPRPRQKPKKKILLKKKLKIGIVSVAKKDEETDVSLDSSATKLLCQRCHCSLKSTSIDNHEICTDSLSSILNNVGKEAHQVASENSSSSCNVSQHSEAEIVVMKQNVSSSNDSGNKFGFSLSSKDILGDDYSRSTSMSEESNLTRFSCGNKPHMSMDVRKRLNTPSCNTALWDIGTVYLAELIGTNCLFAIKVMDNEFLARRKKSPRAQAERDILKMLDHPFLPTLYAQFTSDHLSCLVMEYCPGRDLHVLRQKQLGRCFPEPAAR